One stretch of Pomacea canaliculata isolate SZHN2017 linkage group LG1, ASM307304v1, whole genome shotgun sequence DNA includes these proteins:
- the LOC112569835 gene encoding uncharacterized protein F54H12.2-like: MDGRQVPAKPLMPDFENQHHVRAYHGLMTATGHTGRDSGNHIGYRDFALGYTLYAFDLSPSLVDGDQFELVKSGALRLELKFSDTLPNPVHVIVFGELDSMIEIDRSRQVLTDFSA; the protein is encoded by the exons ATGGATGGACGTCAAGTGCCTGCCAAACCGCTGATGCCCGACTTTGAAAATCAACACCACGTCAGAGCTTATCATGGGTTGATGACGGCTACCGGTCATACAGGACGAGATTCGGGCAATCACATCGGTTACAg GGACTTTGCGCTGGGCTACACCCTCTACGCGTTTGACTTGTCACCCAGTTTGGTGGACGGAGACCAGTTTGAGCTGGTCAAGAGCGGTGCGCTGCGACTGGAGCTAAAATTTAGCGACACCTTACCCAACCCTGTTCATGTGATTGTCTTTGGTGAACTCGACAGCATGATTGAAATTGACCGCAGTCGTCAGGTGCTGACAGATTTTTCAGCATGA